DNA sequence from the Callospermophilus lateralis isolate mCalLat2 chromosome 2, mCalLat2.hap1, whole genome shotgun sequence genome:
AGGCAGATTTTGCAACACCCCCAACCCCGCCTGCTATCTTCTCACATGTGTCCCTGCCCCTGCCGGTTCCCCTGCCCACCCCGTGCTTCCTCCCATCCTCCACCAAACCCCCTCTCTTGTTCAGCTTTCCCATCCTTCTCCCTTCCTGTTCCTActgtcctcccccaccccctgtgtCCATTCTTTCCCTGTTCCTCTGTTCTCCTCTTCCCTGGTGCCCTGTTCATGTCTGCTTCAGTCCCTCTGGCAGCTTGCCCTGGCCCCTGTCCTCTGCTTTAATGTAGGCCCATGGGAACTGAAGTTCACAGCAAAACAGGAAGAGCCTTGAGCAGGAAACTGGGAATGGGTCAGGGGGTGAACAACCAGGAGTAACCTCAGCTCCTGCCTCGCGCATCCCAGCTAAAGCATCTGCAGTGCTCTGGGCCTCTCCCTGCAGCCCACCAGCCCTGGCTCCTTCCCTCTCACTTCACTGGCTCATCAGACCTGAGAGGCAACAAGACAAGAACATCCTGCACTCTGATGCCAAGAGAAAAAGAGCACAGGGACTGGAGTGGGAACATCTGGATTCTGATCCCAGATCAGCCGCTGTGTGTGGTCTTGCGAGGCCCTCATGTGAGCTTCAGTGTTCCCTGTAAAATGGAGTTGAtttaccctccctccctcctggcaGTGCTCTGAGGACTGAACAAGATGGTGAGGGACTTATATAGAAACAAGGACTTGGAGAGTGATGTATAGCTTCATGTGGATAGGAAGACCTATATCTAAAAGGATTGGCGTGGTAAGGATAAACACTGCCAGTTCTTGAACATTTAATATTTGCTCTGATACTATCTGCTTAAACACGTACATTGTGCTATGATGTGTTTAATTCTCACAACCACCTTACATGGCAAAACTGTTATCtccattctatttattttttttttaaattttaatatttatttattcttttttagttttcggcagacacagcatctttgtttgtatgtggtgctgaggatcgaacccgggctgcatgcatgccaggcgagcgcgctaccgcttgagccacatccccagccctccattctAAAGACACAAAGAGGTTCACAGACATAAGTAACTTGCTTGATCGAGATCACACATCTGTGCTGggggtgtaggtcagtggtagagagtttgcCTAACATGGGATACATGGAGTCGGATCCCCAGCACCTGGTGGGGGGAATCACAGCTAAAGGGAGGCAGGatgaggatttgaacccagactcATCCCAGACCCCAAATGCCTAGTTGAAATTGAGCCAAAAAGTATGGGATACGGAAGatcatatttttcttcttatcCATTTATCAAACAAGATCACAGTACCTACTCTGTTGTCTCCTCTATGCCAGCTCCTGTTTCAGGGATTATGGGAGAGAGAGAATCAGTGAAACACGGTGTCTTCCTTCAGGGGTGGATCTGTGTCCCAGGCAGGAAAGCTATGCTGTGAGGCTCAATGGAGCCTGCCACCACCTCAATGGGACCATCCCCAGGATGAGGCAACTTGCATGCCTTCCTGGGTCCAACCTAGGCTCCCTGTGTTGCTGTTATCTGCTACCCCTACCACTGTCCCAGGTCTGCGGTTGTTCAGGGCTGACTTCCTACCAGCCTCTCTCTCCTGGCTTTCTCCCCTATGTCCCCCCACCCCGACCCGAAGGGCACCCACAGACAGATTCCCTGGAAGACCCAGCACCTGCGTCTCTCCACCCTTGGAGTTCTACCAGCTTGGCTCTGTCCTGGAGCTAGTGGGGAGAGCCTGGCCCCTTCCCAGaggcaggggaggaggagggaggctgCGATCGCAGGCTGGGGCTGGGTGTCGCAATTCTGGGCCGAGCCGAGACCTTTGCTCCGCGAGGTGTCTATGGAGGGGAGGGAACGCTGACTCTGGAGGCTGCCGGGATTGGGGTGGGGGTGCTTGGGAAGCAGTCCTTCAGTAAGAGCAAAGAGCCTCCAGGGTggacagaggaaggggagagacatgGAACCGGGCCGGTCTGTGGGGAAATGCGACTGTCTCGGTTGAGGGTAGGGGCCGGTGGGGTGGCGCCGGCCGAGGGGGTGGCTGGCCGGGGAGGAGTCGGCCTGTGGGGAAGCTACCCCGTGGGCGGGGGCGAGGAGGCCAGGCTCCGTTTGGTCGGCGGGAGGAGAGGTGGCCCGACCCTTGTTAGTTCCTCCCTCAGTCTTTCCCCACAGTAGGCTCCGGGTCCCTCTGCTCAGCTCCAGTCGCCGGCTGGCCGCGCGGCCTCGGGACAGGGGACTGCACCATCCTCCTCTCCCAGCAAGGGGGCTCCAGAGACTGCAGCCAGGAAGTCTGGTGGCCTGGGGATTCGGTGGGTCTTCTCAGCAGTGGCCTGGGGCTGCATGCGTGTCTGGGGTCGGGTGGTGGGTTGTTCTAAGGACCTTAAAAAGGGTCTCTTGGGGAAAGTGCCGGGTGAAGGTGATGGGGGCTTGGGGCAGGGGCAGGGTTCTGTTAGGTGGCAGGACTCCTGAGGGGAGCTGGGGAGGAGGTCATGGTGTGAGTTAGAGAAACTCTTGGAGCAGAGGAGCCTTGCTCCAGATCCCAGAAAGCAGTGGGAGTGAGATTTTCTGACAAAGTGCTTGTCTTCAGGGAGTGAGCCTTGATCCCATCTCTTAGCGCTACCTAACTTTGGCTCTCCTAAAACTGGAGTGAGGTGGCAAGGGCTCTGACAGACATTCCCTGATGGCCCAAAGGAGAACTAGGGAGAGAAAGGTGGCATGGTGGTCAAGAGCTTAGACTTTGGAGTCAGATTGGGCTACTGTCTTGGCTCTACCACCATCTAAAAGTGTGACTGTAGGCAATTTACTTAATCTTTTTGAACCTCAGTTTCTGCATCTGCAAAGTGGGTTTAAAAAAGTCCTGTAGGTCAGGGGGTAGCTCAGTGGCATAGCACTTGCTTGGCAggtatgagaccctgggtttgattcctagtactgaaaaaagaaTATAACCCTGGTCGTTCCTGCAGGACAGTGTCTTGGTAATGTCCAGGGCTCCAGGAAGAGATGTCCTTGTGGCTGGAGGCCCCTGTGCCTGATGTTTCTCCTGGTAAGCTTCTTTAATCCAGTCCTCTCACCTGAGCCAGAACTCCTCTGGTGGCTTCTCTCTTCTTTCAGGAATCAGCCTCCTTTGCTACCTGCATTCTGCCCTCCTACAGAGAGCAGTCCAGAGCTGTTCTTGGTATTGCTTGCCTCTTCTCCTGACCACCTCTGCCCTGATTCTGGTACCTGGCCCTCTGGCCCTTGTAAACTCCTGCCCAGTGCTCCTCAATCTGGGCTTGCTGCTGGGGGGAGTTGGCATTCTGTTGCTTGCCCAGCTTTGGCTTTGGAGAGTTCTGTCTGATCTCTGAAATGGGTGTCCCAAAGATTAGCATCTTTGTTTAAGGTCTTGATGTGCAATGGATTACAATTGACTGGTCCTGGAGTCACAGAGCATGAGCTGGGGTGTGGTTGCCCTCCAAGGGTGGAGATAGGTTTGCAGTTTCCCAGCTAGGACGCTAGCGAGTGGAGCTGGGATGGGACACGGGACCCCTCTGTGCCTCTCCTTTTGGTTCAGATTCTGCCGTGGAGCTGTGGGATCCAGATGTCCAAGATGCAAGCAGCCAGGCTCGGGGAGGCCGTAGCTGCGTCCTTAGGGAGGAAGCCAGGGTGCCCCAATCTGCTGAGGGGATGGGGCTGGAGTCAGCAGAACCCACAGCCCTATTCCCCAGGACAGAGTCCCTTCCAGAGACCACAGGTGAGGAGCTTCTGTGTTTGGGGGAGGTGCAGGCTCCCTGGATATGGGAGGGACACCTTGGGGCCCTTTTTTTTATAATACTATGGTAAAAGACTTTGCATCAACTAGATCCAAATGATCTAAATATGAATTTTGTTTCTACCTTAGGCCTTTCTGAACCTTGTAAAGTGAGATTAATAATTATGGTTATCTAAAGGATCAATACCTATAAAGGGCTCATACAGTACCTAGGACATAATGGCCCTGGCAAATGAGATCTACTGTTGTTATGATAAATAGTCTAAGTTACTCCTTCTGGGggtacctgtagtcccagctacttggaggctgaggcaagaggttcTCTGGGGCCCAGGAGTTGGAGGCAGTGGGGGAaacagtgaaatcctgtctccaaAAAGAGAGACTAGACTTCATATAATGAAGGGAATTAAGGTCACTGAGTGCCCAGTGACTGAGTCAGGAAGAATATTAAGGCTCTTCCTTGTATCCAGAGCTCCGTCCACAAAAGCGGAAAAAGGGGCCAGCCCCCAAAATGCTGGGGAACGAGCTGTGCAGTGTATGTGGGGACAAGGCCTCTGGCTTCCACTACAACGTGCTGAGCTGCGAGGGTTGCAAGGGATTCTTCCGCCGCAGTGTCATCAAAGGAGCTCGCTATGTCTGCCACAGTGGTGGCCACTGCCCCATGGATACCTACATGCGTCGCAAGTGCCAGGAGTGTCGGCTTCGCAAATGCCGCCAGGCAGGCATGCGGGAGGAGTGTGAGTGTGGTGGGGGGGCAGGCTGGGGAGACACTGATGGAAAGAGGGCAGCCTGGTGTGAGGGCAGGAAGGTGCCCATGCCTACAGGGGCTTCCTACCCAGTCCATGAGGATAGATTCAAATCTCTTCCTGGCTTTTACCCAATGCTGTCTGCTTTTCTGGAGACTCAAACCACCCCCTCTGCCCTATCCTTGCTTCCTGTCGCCCCACTTCTCCCCTCCTCACATCTGGCCCTGTCCTTAGGTGTCCTTTCAGAAGAACAGATCCGCCTGAAGAAACTGAAACGGCAAGAAGAGGAACAGGCTCAGGCCACATCGGTGCCCCCGAGGGCCCCCTCACCTCCCCAAGTGCTCCCCCAGCTCAGTCCAGAGCAACTGGGCATGATCGAGAAGCTGGTCGCTGCCCAGCAACAGTGTAACAGGCGCTCTTTTTCAGACCGACTTCGTGTGACGGTAAGGTACTTGATGGGCCTGGGGAGAGGTGGCCAGGGCACCAGCTGGCTTCTGGATGTCTGAATCAAAGTGCTTTGCCTTTTCTCTCCTTGCCCCCCTGGGTAGCCTTGGCCCATGGCCCCGGACCCCCAGAGCCGGGAGGCCCGTCAGCAGCGCTTTGCCCACTTCACTGAACTGGCCATTGTGTCTGTGCAAGAGATCGTCGACTTTGCTAAACAGCTCCCAGGCTTCCTACAGCTCAGCAGAGAGGACCAGATCGCCCTGCTGAAGACTTCTGCAATTGAGGTGGCTGGACAGGTCAAGGGATGGAGGGAGAATCAGTGTAGCATTGTCTCTGGGGGGGCATGCAGGCATCTGGCAGGGAGAGCCCAATCCACTGGGAAGTAGGGAGAAGGAGACTCAACTGTCCCTCAAGATCAGCCCTCATTTTCTCTGGCGGGGCTGCTACTTGTGCGCAGGTGATGCTTCTGGAGACTTCTCGGCGATACAACCCTGGGAGCGAGAGCATCACCTTCCTCAAGGATTTCAGTTATAACCGGGAAGATTTTGCCAAAGCAGGTGAGAGCTGAGATCACAGAGGGACTGAGCTGGATGGACAGGTGTTGTTTGTCACGGAGCCCATTGTGATTTCAGAGCCTGGGCTGAGGTTTGGGTGGTTGCGAAGGGAAGGCCAATGGTTTGTCCAAGAGAGAAAAGTTAGAATGTTGAAAGGCCTCTTTCAACTGCTCCAAATAGACCTCTGTCCTCGGCTGCATTAGGTCTATTGTTTTGGAA
Encoded proteins:
- the Nr1h3 gene encoding oxysterols receptor LXR-alpha isoform X1; this translates as MSLWLEAPVPDVSPDSAVELWDPDVQDASSQARGGRSCVLREEARVPQSAEGMGLESAEPTALFPRTESLPETTELRPQKRKKGPAPKMLGNELCSVCGDKASGFHYNVLSCEGCKGFFRRSVIKGARYVCHSGGHCPMDTYMRRKCQECRLRKCRQAGMREECVLSEEQIRLKKLKRQEEEQAQATSVPPRAPSPPQVLPQLSPEQLGMIEKLVAAQQQCNRRSFSDRLRVTPWPMAPDPQSREARQQRFAHFTELAIVSVQEIVDFAKQLPGFLQLSREDQIALLKTSAIEVMLLETSRRYNPGSESITFLKDFSYNREDFAKAGLQVEFINPIFEFSRAMNELQLNDAEFALLIAISIFSADRPNVQDQLQVERLQHTYVEALHAYVSIHHPHDRLMFPRMLMKLVSLRTLSSVHSEQVFALRLQDKKLPPLLSEIWDVHE
- the Nr1h3 gene encoding oxysterols receptor LXR-alpha isoform X2 yields the protein MSLWLEAPVPDVSPDSAVELWDPDVQDASSQARGGRSCVLREEARVPQSAEGMGLESAEPTALFPRTESLPETTELRPQKRKKGPAPKMLGNELCSVCGDKASGFHYNVLSCEGCKGFFRRSVIKGARYVCHSGGHCPMDTYMRRKCQECRLRKCRQAGMREECVLSEEQIRLKKLKRQEEEQAQATSVPPRAPSPPQVLPQLSPEQLGMIEKLVAAQQQCNRRSFSDRLRVTPWPMAPDPQSREARQQRFAHFTELAIVSVQEIVDFAKQLPGFLQLSREDQIALLKTSAIEVMLLETSRRYNPGSESITFLKDFSYNREDFAKAGLQVEFINPIFEFSRAMNELQLNDAEFALLIAISIFSAGPTNVPTYVNETGEPPNPEQCPLRASVCAAPAGQKASTTAL